The Immundisolibacter cernigliae genome has a window encoding:
- a CDS encoding MBL fold metallo-hydrolase, whose translation MQQLFPDLWQTAAQYPFGPAVTTHAYLWLRADGNVLFYNTGLAAELDAIERLGGVAWQYLSHRDEVAPSLADIRRRFGARLCCHALEAPFAGRISPVDVAFDAAHTPLANLDVIPTPGHTPGSTCYRIRSAHGPTYLFTGDTLFPDGAGWGTYVAAAQRDTLRQSLALLRDPAPDVVLSSAARDPDGYRRLTGPDWQRVLDEAIDSLR comes from the coding sequence ATGCAGCAGCTGTTCCCGGACCTGTGGCAAACCGCCGCCCAATACCCGTTCGGTCCCGCCGTGACCACCCACGCCTACCTGTGGCTGCGCGCGGACGGCAACGTGCTGTTCTACAACACCGGCCTGGCGGCGGAACTGGACGCCATCGAGCGCCTGGGCGGCGTTGCCTGGCAGTACCTGAGTCACCGCGACGAAGTGGCACCCAGCCTAGCCGACATCCGCCGGCGCTTTGGCGCCAGGCTGTGCTGTCATGCGCTGGAGGCACCCTTCGCCGGCCGAATCTCGCCGGTGGACGTCGCCTTCGATGCAGCGCATACACCCCTGGCCAACCTGGATGTGATCCCCACGCCCGGCCACACGCCCGGCAGCACCTGTTACCGCATTCGCTCGGCGCACGGACCAACGTATCTGTTCACCGGCGACACGCTGTTTCCGGACGGCGCCGGCTGGGGCACCTACGTCGCCGCCGCGCAGCGCGACACCCTGCGGCAAAGCCTGGCGCTGCTGCGCGATCCGGCGCCGGACGTGGTGCTGTCGTCCGCGGCCCGCGATCCGGACGGCTACCGTCGCCTGACCGGACCGGACTGGCAGCGCGTGCTCGACGAGGCTATCGACAGCCTGCGGTGA
- the tkt gene encoding transketolase has protein sequence MPRRQLANAVRALAMDAVEAAKSGHPGMPMGMADIAEVLWNDLLRHNPADPAWPDRDRFVVSNGHGSMLLYALLHLSGYDLPLDELKRFRQLHSKTPGHPEYGLTPGVETTTGPLGQGLANAVGMAIAERRLAAEFNRPGHAIVDHHTYVFVGDGCLMEGVSHEACSLAGTLGLGKLIALYDDNGISIDGQVSGWFADDTPARFEAYGWHVIRKVDGHDAAAVAAALQQARAETARPTLICCRTVIGFGAPNKQGKASAHGAPLGGDEIAAARAQLGWAYGPFEVPADIYAAWDARPRGAALQVDWQDRFDRYADEYPTLAAEFRRRMAGRLPADFAAQAQAIVARFQADAKDVASRQASQLALEAFGPLLPELLGGSADLTESNLTHWSGAQALDASQPAGQHLHYGVREFGMTAIMNGIALHGGLLPYGGTFLVFSDYARNGLRMAALMGLRVVHVLTHDSIGLGEDGPTHQPVEHVSSLRLVPGLSVWRPCDAAETAVAWAQALTAEGPTALALSRQKLPHQARDAGQLAAVERGGYVLADAAGEPEVILIASGSEVALAMAARERLAAEGVAARVVSMPCLERFAAQDAGYRDSVLPPSVTARVAVEAGVTGLWWRYVGDRGQVIGLDRFGESAPAGALFEYFGFTPEAVAAAARATLQRG, from the coding sequence CTGCCGCGCCGGCAACTCGCCAACGCCGTCCGGGCGCTGGCCATGGACGCGGTAGAGGCCGCCAAGTCCGGCCATCCCGGCATGCCGATGGGCATGGCCGACATCGCCGAAGTTTTGTGGAACGACCTGCTGCGCCACAACCCGGCCGACCCGGCCTGGCCGGACCGCGACCGCTTCGTGGTCTCCAACGGCCACGGCTCGATGCTGCTGTACGCGCTGCTGCACCTGAGCGGCTACGACCTGCCGCTGGATGAGCTGAAACGCTTCCGGCAGCTGCACTCCAAAACCCCCGGCCATCCCGAGTACGGCCTGACACCGGGCGTGGAGACCACCACCGGGCCGCTCGGTCAGGGCCTGGCCAACGCGGTCGGCATGGCAATCGCCGAACGGCGGCTGGCGGCCGAATTCAACCGGCCCGGCCATGCCATCGTGGATCACCACACCTACGTGTTCGTCGGCGACGGCTGCCTGATGGAAGGCGTCTCGCACGAGGCCTGTTCGCTCGCCGGCACGCTGGGCCTGGGCAAGCTGATCGCGCTGTACGACGACAACGGCATCTCCATCGATGGCCAGGTCAGCGGCTGGTTCGCCGACGACACGCCGGCCCGCTTCGAGGCCTACGGCTGGCATGTCATCCGCAAGGTGGATGGCCATGATGCCGCGGCCGTCGCCGCCGCCCTGCAACAGGCGCGGGCCGAGACCGCCAGGCCCACACTCATCTGCTGCCGCACGGTGATCGGTTTCGGGGCGCCCAACAAGCAGGGCAAGGCGTCGGCGCACGGCGCGCCGCTGGGCGGCGACGAAATCGCCGCGGCACGCGCGCAGCTCGGCTGGGCGTACGGTCCTTTCGAAGTTCCGGCCGACATATACGCCGCCTGGGACGCCCGGCCGCGGGGCGCCGCGCTGCAAGTCGACTGGCAGGACCGCTTCGATCGCTATGCGGACGAGTACCCCACACTGGCGGCGGAATTCCGGCGCCGCATGGCCGGCCGCCTGCCGGCTGACTTCGCCGCCCAGGCACAGGCCATCGTGGCCCGTTTCCAGGCCGACGCGAAGGACGTCGCCAGCCGCCAGGCCTCGCAGCTGGCACTCGAAGCCTTCGGCCCGCTGCTGCCGGAATTGCTCGGTGGCTCGGCCGATCTGACCGAATCGAACCTCACGCACTGGTCGGGCGCGCAGGCACTGGACGCCAGCCAGCCCGCCGGCCAGCACCTGCACTACGGCGTGCGGGAGTTCGGCATGACCGCGATCATGAACGGCATTGCCCTGCACGGCGGCTTGCTGCCGTATGGCGGTACCTTTCTGGTGTTCTCGGATTACGCCCGAAACGGCCTGCGCATGGCGGCGCTGATGGGCCTGCGGGTGGTGCACGTGCTGACGCACGACTCGATCGGTCTGGGCGAGGACGGCCCCACCCACCAGCCGGTGGAACATGTGTCCAGCCTGCGGCTGGTGCCGGGTCTGAGCGTGTGGCGGCCGTGCGATGCGGCCGAGACCGCCGTCGCCTGGGCACAGGCCTTGACGGCCGAAGGGCCGACCGCGCTCGCCTTGTCGCGTCAGAAGCTGCCGCATCAGGCGCGCGATGCGGGGCAGCTGGCGGCGGTGGAGCGGGGCGGCTATGTGCTGGCGGACGCCGCCGGTGAGCCGGAGGTGATCCTCATCGCCAGCGGTTCGGAAGTGGCGCTGGCGATGGCGGCGCGCGAGCGCCTGGCGGCCGAGGGCGTTGCTGCGCGCGTAGTGTCGATGCCGTGCCTGGAGCGTTTCGCGGCGCAGGACGCGGGCTACCGTGACAGCGTGCTGCCGCCGTCGGTGACGGCGCGGGTGGCGGTCGAGGCCGGCGTGACCGGGCTTTGGTGGCGTTACGTGGGTGATCGCGGTCAGGTGATCGGTCTGGACCGCTTCGGCGAGTCGGCGCCGGCCGGGGCGCTGTTCGAGTATTTCGGATTCACGCCCGAGGCCGTGGCAGCCGCGGCGCGGGCGACGCTGCAAAGGGGCTGA
- the gap gene encoding type I glyceraldehyde-3-phosphate dehydrogenase codes for MAIKVAINGYGRIGRNVLRALYESGRTGEVQIVAVNDLGDANILAHLTRYDTAHGKFPGTVEVTDGAMIVNGDRIRVTAQRDPAKLPWAELGVDVVLECTGFFASKEKASAHLTAGARKVLISAPAGGVDATIVYGVNHGVLKAGDTVVSNASCTTNCLAPLAKVMHEKFGLLQGLMTTVHSYTNDQVLTDVYHEDVRRARSATQSMIPTKTGAAAAVGLVLPELKGKLDGFAIRVPTINVSIVDLTFTAGRATSVDEINAAVREAANGPLKGILAYTDEPLVSVDFNHNPASSTYDATLTKVIDGTLVKVCSWYDNEWGFSNRMLDTALALAKVG; via the coding sequence ATGGCGATCAAGGTGGCAATCAACGGCTATGGCCGCATCGGGCGCAACGTGCTGCGTGCGCTCTACGAGAGTGGGCGCACCGGCGAGGTGCAGATAGTGGCCGTCAACGACCTGGGCGACGCCAACATCCTGGCCCACCTGACCCGTTACGACACCGCCCACGGCAAGTTCCCCGGCACCGTCGAGGTGACCGACGGCGCCATGATCGTGAACGGCGACCGCATTCGCGTGACCGCCCAGCGCGACCCGGCCAAGCTGCCGTGGGCGGAGCTGGGCGTGGACGTGGTGCTCGAATGCACCGGCTTTTTCGCCAGCAAGGAAAAGGCCTCGGCCCATCTGACCGCCGGCGCGCGCAAGGTGCTGATCTCGGCCCCGGCTGGCGGCGTGGACGCCACCATCGTCTATGGCGTCAACCACGGCGTGCTCAAGGCCGGCGACACGGTCGTCTCGAATGCCTCCTGCACCACCAACTGTCTGGCGCCGCTGGCCAAGGTCATGCACGAGAAGTTCGGCCTGCTGCAGGGCCTGATGACCACCGTGCATTCCTACACCAACGACCAGGTGCTGACCGACGTCTATCACGAGGACGTGCGCCGCGCCCGTTCGGCCACGCAGTCCATGATTCCCACCAAGACCGGCGCCGCCGCCGCGGTCGGCCTGGTGCTGCCGGAACTCAAGGGCAAGCTCGACGGCTTCGCCATCCGCGTGCCGACCATCAACGTGTCGATCGTGGACCTGACCTTCACGGCCGGGCGCGCCACCAGCGTGGACGAGATCAACGCCGCCGTGCGCGAGGCCGCCAATGGCCCGCTCAAGGGCATCCTCGCCTACACCGACGAGCCGCTGGTGTCGGTCGACTTCAACCACAACCCGGCTTCGTCCACTTACGATGCCACGCTGACCAAGGTCATCGACGGCACGCTGGTGAAGGTCTGCTCCTGGTACGACAACGAGTGGGGCTTCTCGAACCGCATGCTGGACACCGCCCTGGCGCTGGCCAAGGTCGGCTGA
- a CDS encoding sulfurtransferase TusA family protein: MSAAAEAAMPLVDLSTYGCPLHYVKARQALSRMAPGERVAFLFSAGESAEQVRASLAEDGHRVLSVRPHGDTLQVEVAKAD, translated from the coding sequence ATGAGCGCCGCCGCCGAAGCTGCCATGCCGCTGGTGGACCTATCCACCTACGGTTGCCCCCTGCACTACGTCAAGGCGCGTCAGGCACTCAGCCGCATGGCGCCGGGTGAGCGGGTGGCGTTTCTGTTCTCGGCCGGTGAGTCGGCAGAGCAGGTGCGCGCCAGCCTGGCCGAGGATGGCCACCGCGTGCTGTCCGTCAGACCCCATGGCGACACCTTGCAGGTCGAGGTCGCCAAGGCGGACTGA
- a CDS encoding phosphoglycerate kinase has translation MKVLRMGELALAGKRVMIRADLNVPLRDGVILDDTRIRAFVPTAQAALAAGAAVLVLSHLGRPKEGAFDAEASLAPVARRLGDLLGRPVPCVGAWLDGVAIQPGEIALGENVRFNVGEKKNDDALAQRMAALCDVFVMDAFGTAHRAEASTHGVAKYAPVACAGPLLVAELDALHLALAAPKRPLVAIVGGAKVSSKLAVLTNLLPMVDRLIVGGGIANTFLVAAGHDVGHSLYEPDLVETARGLLEQARELGRPIPLPRRVVVATEIGDTVPSAVKDVGNVDADEMILDFDADFASELGDIIRSAGTVVWNGPLGVFEYPAFAQGTRLLAQAIADSPAFSICGGGETLAAIAKFGIADRVSYISTGGGAFLEVLEGKTLPAVEVLEQRAAART, from the coding sequence CTGAAGGTGCTGCGCATGGGTGAGCTGGCACTGGCCGGCAAGCGGGTGATGATCCGCGCCGACCTGAACGTGCCGCTGCGCGACGGCGTGATCCTGGACGACACCCGCATCCGCGCCTTCGTGCCGACCGCACAGGCGGCGCTGGCCGCCGGCGCGGCGGTGCTGGTGCTGTCGCACCTCGGCCGGCCCAAGGAAGGCGCCTTCGATGCCGAGGCCAGCCTGGCGCCGGTGGCCCGTCGCCTGGGCGATCTGCTCGGCCGGCCGGTGCCGTGCGTGGGCGCCTGGCTGGATGGCGTCGCCATCCAGCCAGGCGAGATTGCGCTGGGCGAGAACGTGCGCTTCAACGTCGGTGAGAAAAAGAACGACGATGCCCTGGCGCAGCGCATGGCGGCGCTGTGCGACGTGTTCGTGATGGACGCATTCGGCACCGCGCACCGGGCGGAGGCCTCCACCCACGGCGTGGCCAAATACGCGCCGGTGGCCTGCGCCGGGCCGCTGCTGGTGGCCGAACTGGACGCCCTGCACCTGGCGCTGGCGGCGCCAAAACGCCCTCTGGTGGCCATCGTCGGCGGCGCCAAGGTGTCGAGCAAGCTCGCCGTGCTGACCAACCTGCTGCCGATGGTGGACCGGCTGATCGTCGGCGGCGGCATCGCCAACACCTTCCTGGTCGCGGCTGGCCACGACGTCGGGCATTCCCTGTATGAGCCCGACCTGGTCGAAACCGCCCGCGGCCTGCTGGAACAGGCCAGGGAACTCGGACGGCCGATTCCGCTGCCACGACGCGTGGTGGTCGCCACCGAGATCGGCGACACCGTACCCAGTGCGGTCAAGGACGTGGGCAACGTGGATGCCGACGAGATGATTCTGGATTTCGACGCCGACTTTGCCAGCGAACTGGGCGACATCATCCGCAGCGCCGGCACGGTGGTCTGGAACGGGCCGCTGGGCGTGTTCGAATACCCGGCCTTCGCGCAGGGCACGCGCCTGCTGGCGCAGGCGATTGCCGACTCGCCGGCGTTTTCCATCTGCGGCGGCGGCGAGACGCTGGCCGCCATCGCCAAGTTCGGCATCGCCGACCGCGTGTCGTACATTTCGACCGGCGGCGGTGCCTTCCTGGAAGTCCTGGAAGGCAAGACCCTGCCGGCGGTCGAGGTGCTTGAGCAGCGCGCGGCAGCCCGGACATAA
- a CDS encoding SDR family NAD(P)-dependent oxidoreductase, with protein sequence MSQRFAGKVAIVTGGGAGIGRAIVDEWVRDGGSVTICDMDLHAAQKAAAEVAAAGGQALALEMDVNDLAAVAAMVPATVQRFGGLDVLFNVAGNNMMKNVEEANDEEWRFIVDTNLTSVYRCSHVAIPEIRKRGGGAIINIASTAGILAENRCAAYSAAKAAVINLSKNMAMDFARHNIRVNAICPGGTWTPRIRGYMARFPEHQKMMTDVCAMQRMAEPHEIAKPAVFLASDDASFITGAALVVDGGMTAGKRFELFDSI encoded by the coding sequence ATGAGTCAACGTTTCGCCGGCAAGGTAGCCATCGTCACCGGCGGCGGTGCCGGCATCGGCCGCGCCATCGTCGATGAGTGGGTCAGGGACGGCGGCAGCGTCACCATCTGTGATATGGACCTGCACGCGGCGCAGAAGGCCGCCGCCGAAGTCGCCGCGGCCGGTGGCCAGGCGCTGGCGCTGGAAATGGACGTCAACGATCTGGCCGCCGTCGCGGCCATGGTGCCGGCCACCGTCCAGCGCTTTGGCGGGCTCGACGTCCTGTTCAACGTGGCCGGCAACAACATGATGAAGAACGTCGAGGAGGCCAACGACGAGGAATGGCGCTTCATCGTCGACACCAACCTGACCTCCGTGTACCGCTGCTCGCACGTGGCGATCCCCGAGATCAGGAAGCGCGGCGGCGGCGCCATCATCAACATCGCCTCCACCGCCGGCATCCTGGCCGAGAACCGCTGCGCCGCGTACTCGGCTGCCAAGGCGGCGGTGATCAACCTGTCCAAGAACATGGCCATGGATTTCGCGCGCCACAACATTCGCGTCAACGCCATCTGCCCCGGCGGCACCTGGACGCCGCGCATCCGCGGCTACATGGCGCGCTTCCCGGAGCATCAGAAAATGATGACCGACGTGTGCGCCATGCAGCGCATGGCCGAGCCGCACGAGATCGCCAAGCCGGCCGTGTTCCTGGCCTCCGACGATGCGTCCTTCATCACCGGCGCCGCGCTGGTGGTAGACGGCGGCATGACCGCCGGCAAGCGCTTTGAACTGTTCGATTCGATCTGA